In Deltaproteobacteria bacterium, the genomic stretch CGCCCCGACCGTCGCCACCGCTAGCCGGCGCGCTCGGTGACTTCGCACATCCCGTGCGCTCCTCCCTCGGGCGAGGCTTCGGCGCTCTCGTGCACCGGCAGACGGGTACACGTCTCGGCCCGCGCTTTGGTTCACGCCAGTCCTGCGGGGGGTCTGAATGAACTCTGGATGTCGGGTTGGCCCTGATGCGTCTATCCCGTACATAGATCATGGATCGCCTGGTCCCCGACGTCGCGGCGCCGGGAGTCTCCATCCTTCCATACGTGCTCGGCCTCACCGGGGTGAGCCGGCACAGGTTGCCGGGCGAGAATCCGAAAGACGGCGTTGCGCCGATGTCCGATGGCGCCAGCGCGACCGGCGCGCGGATCGCGCGGGCAGCGGCGACCCGGGAGCGAAGCGGTTGCCCGGCGTTGAGTAAAGGGCTACTGTGAAGTAGCTATGAGAACGATGACCGCGAGGGAGCTGAAGAACCGCACCGGCGACGCTCTGCGCGCGGTGGGGCAGGGTGAGCAGGTCTTGATTACGCGCAGGGGCAAGCCGTTTGCTCTCGTCGTTCCGGCGACCGCGGCGCCACGAGAGGCTGAAGACGATGCGCTGCTCGAGACCCTTCGGGTCAACGCCCGCAGGCGCCCGTTGCCCTTCTCATCCTACGAGGAGTTCAGAGCATGGAGCCGCGGTTCGTCTTCATCGACTCGGGCCCGTTCGTCATCGACCTCGCGTTCCCGCAAGACCCGCGCGCGGGACTGACGCGCCGCTTCTTGGAGCGTGTACGGACCTCGGGGAAGGGGGTGACAGCCGTCGTTGCCGTGCTCGAGGTCGCTGGCGCGGTGTCGTTTCATTCCTCCGTGGAGGAGACGACGCGGCTCGCTCGTCGCTTCGGCGAGCTCTATGGGGTGCGGGTGTGGCCGGAGACGCGACGCCTCTACTTCGAGGCAGACGACGTCACCGCTCGCCTGGCTCGGCGAATGAAGCTCGGGGACGCGCTGATGCTCACCGCCGCCGAGAGCTGCCGGCCGCGAGCGTCGACCTTCATCACCTGGAACCCCGCCGACTTTCGCGGCCGGACGGCGCTGAACGTGGTCACGCCGCAGCAGTTCCTGCGCGGCTGACCCGCGCGGGGCCGATGCCCCGCGCCTTGTGACTATGCCCCGCGGTTGTCCGAACGCCTCAGTAGAGTTCGGCGAACGGCAGCGCGACACTGAGCGACGTGAGCTGCACGAGCGCATCGAGGCGTGATCGCCTGCTTGAGGGGGTAGTCGAAGAAGGTCCAGGGGAATAGGCCGCCCTTGTGGTAACGTGGGGTAGCGGTGAAGTCGAGTTGAGCCGTGAGCGGCGCCTTGGGTGTGGACTCGGCGGCCGACCTTGTTCCACTCGTTGCCCTCGTCGTGGCGGGCTTTGTGGGGACTGCCCCGGGCCCTCGGCGTACGAGCGCGTGGCCGGTACGGAGCGACGAGTCGTGCTCACCGGCGAGCGAATTCGCTGCAGGCGGCCGGCCACGTGGAGGTGACCGGGTGGGGGAGGGCGCGCCGTACGCCGGCGTCCTCGCCCCGGACAGGCCGTCGTGCTCCGGCCCTGAGCTGTACGGACTCGCGCGGCGTCGTTCAGGCCGGCGTCAGGCGCTCGAACGTCCGCCAGATCGCGGCACCGTCGAAGAGGAACGGCTGACCGAGCCGATGATGGCGAGGCAATCGACCATCTGGTCCGTCACGGCCGTCACATTGCGAGGCCGCTCCAGCACTACTTCAGCTTGCAAGGTGATTACTGATGCGCTGGACCAGCTCGTTACCAAGCCTCGGGTATGGATCCTCCCCCCAGTCGATCTCGATGTACCTAATCCCCAGCAGCTTTGCGAGCCCCCATGCCGGAGGCGCCGAGAGGTGAAACTTTCCCGCGTTGATGACGATCACCTTACTCGTGGGGTTCATCCAGACGATATTCGCCAGTTCTGCACCTCTGATGGCGATGATTCCCTTGCAGTTTCGAAATGTCCGGATTTGCTCTGCCAGCGTGTGTCTCCCCGGCTCAAAGACGGCTACTCTGTGCGACTGCCGACTCAGGGCGACAGCGGCCTCTTCGATCCCCAGCAGGGACCGCCTGCTGGTTCCGTAGGTGCGCCGTTCCGCGCGCCCGCCTTCCGGCGCGTAGAAGGCCGGCTCCTCGGAACGCTTCAGGATATAGTAGCAGGGCGGATCGTCGCCGAATGGCGTGGCCTCGTCTCGAGGAGGGACCTTTGCCAGGATGGTATGCCTCACATGCTGGATCTCCCGGACGACCCTTGGTTTGGACCAAAGGATGGGAGGTATGGATCTGTATTTGACCGCTTGCCGCAGCAACCTTAGCGTCGCAGCTCCGAGACGCAGCCTCGAGTACCCCGCGTAATCACAGATGAACGAATCCCAGCGTCGCACGACCAAGTTGGTCGTTCCCGGTTTCCTGGCCTCCCGCTCGTCCCGAACGATTGAGTATTCAACACCCAGGAAGCCGGCCATCTCAGCGGTCTTCGTGTCCATAACCGGTCCACACGAGACGAATATGAACTCATTCTCGAGGGGATGCGATAGGCAGTCGGATTGAAGCTCGATTATGTCATGGGCTGCCGGTAATAAATATCCCCACAGGAAATGGAAGAAGTGCTCGCGCACGCCTGTGCCCCTGCGTCCATCAAAAGCCAGGAGATAGTTGCGGCGCATAGCCTGATCAGATAACCACGGCGCCCATAGCAGGTGGCCTTGGCTTTCGGCAAGGTGTGATCGTGCGACTATGATCGTGCGACGGTCCTCGCGCGACCGCATGTCCCGCGGCGAACAGGTCAATAGACGGGTAAATCGGGATCAGGCGGCGTCTCGATCTTACCTCGATGCCGCGCGGCGTCTTCTCCCGCACTCTCTCCCTTCCTTCGCTTCCTGGGCATGCTGCGCCTCCTCTGGTTGAGGCAGCCGTGTCAGGCCATCAGCCAGCTGTCGCTGGGCGTCAGCCCGCCCCGCGTGCATCAAGAGCTGGAGATAGTTGCGGCGCATCAGATTGACCAGACAGCCCGTCGCGGGTACCGTGGCCATCAGCGACGTCTTCCATGCGTTTCACCCATCTTATTCGCGCGGCGTGGCGACGAACCGTTCCGATACGAGTCAGGCGCCGCCTCTTGAACCTGTGGAAATCCCCCGCGACGGAAGTGAGCGGGTATCTACGCGCTCTCAGGTGGAAGGCGATGAGTCAGCAAAAGCGGGTCAGGTGGTCGCGGGACTACAATGAGAGGACGACGGAGTTCTGGCTCTTCATTTTGGGATTGCACGGATCGGGAACGACCTTGTTAAAGAGCATCCTGGAGCAGCACCCGAATATACGATCCATGCCCAGAGAGGGGCAATATTACACAAATGCGATCCCTCAGGTGGTGATGTACGGGTTTGTACGCAAGTTTACGGCGCGTTTGGATCTTTTCCGGTTGACCGAAGCGGATTCGGCGATGGCTGCTCTGCGAGCGCAGTTCGATTGGTCATTCGTCTACCCAAGGGAAAAGGGTATCAAACTCGAGAAGAGCTCCACGAACCTCATTCGTGCGCGCTGGCTGCAGGCCCATTTTAAGCCGTCGCGGTTCATCACGATTTTCCGTGACCCCTATTCCGTTTGCGCGAGTACGAGGCGCCGCTACCCCAAGTTTGCCATTGAGAATATCGCCCAGCAATGGAAAATCGCCCACGACCTGCTGTTGGAGGACCTTCAGTACCTCGGGAGCAATTTGATCGTCTATTATGAGGACCTCTGCAGCCGCCTGGAGGAGCAGCTGCAGAAGCTCTCGGAGTTTTTGGAGTTCAACCCGAGGTTGACCCGGGCGATGCTCCCCTCGCGCATACCGACGGCCAAGAATGTATATTACCTCTACTTACCGGTGCAGAATCTCAACGCAGAGAATAGAAATTGCCTGACGGCCGAGGAAATGCACACCATCAAGTGCATCGCGGGTGAAACGATATCGAGAGTGGGGTATCCGCCTGAAGCCGCAGACGGAGCAGATCCTGTGAATCGGCTAGGAGCCTGTCCGAGTAACGAGCGCGAAACGCCGTAACTGGTTGAAGTTGCTAGTCATGTACCAACATAGTGCAGTCAACAATTTCGGGGACTTACCGATTACTCGGACGGGCTCCTATAAGGCGGGCGACCTGTCCGGTCCTCGGGCGGTGGGGGGCAGAGAGCGTAGCCCCGTTTGGGGCAAGGGCGCCGATGGACGACAGTTTGGCCATGGGCAGATGGCGCCAGCGCGGATCGAGACCTCGATCTGCTGAGCTTCGACTGGGACTTCGGCGACGGAACGATGTCCGAAGGTCGCGACTTGTATACCGTGTCAACCGGGGGCGGGGATGCGGAAGGAGGCCTGCCAGCGCTCGAGGGCGCGCATAGCCTCGGGGAAGGCGCCGGCGCGGCGGTCGTTGTCGGAGAGGATGGGGTCGCGGAAGGGCCAGGGTATGGCGAGCTGCGGATCGTCCCAGCGGCAGCGGATTTCCTCTGCCGGATCGTAGGTGTCGCTCTCGACGCTGACCAGGAGCGACTGGACCGGGAAGTACAGGCCGTGCAGCACGCCGGGGGGCACGATGAGCGCCTCGGGGCGCTGCGCGTCGAGCCCGACGAGCCACGTGCGGCCGAAGGCGGGGGATGCCCGCCGCAGGTCTTTGAGGCCGACGGTGGCGGCGCCAGAGGCGAGCACGAAGTAATCGGTGTGGCGGCCGTGGACGTGGCTGCCGCGCAGCACGCCGGGAGCGCTCGAGCTGACGTTCACCTGCGCGCCGGCGACGTCGGGTTCCCATTCGGCACGGAACGCCTCGAAGAGCCAGCCGCGCCGGTCCGCGTGCGCTGTCAGGCTTCGCAGCCGCGTGCCAGGCGGGAGGTTCACGGGGCGGCGGCTCCGATGCGGCTGTAGGCAGGGTCGGCGCGTACTGGCGCGCGCGGCGCCTCGTCGAGCAGGTGCCGCTTTTGCAGGTTACCGGTCCCGAGCGCGCGCAGCACGGCCTATCAGATCACCATCACGTCCGGTACGAACGCCGAGTACTGCCTGGCGCGCAGAGCCGTGCGGAGGTGCGTCAGGACCATCGGTCTTACAGCTCCGGACTCGCCGGCAGGAACGTCTCGCCCATCAGGTACGCGTCGACCCCGCGCGCTGCCTCGCGGCCCTCCCAGATGGCCCACACGACGAGCGACTGCCCGCGCCGCGCATCCCCGCACGCGAACACGCCCGGCACGGTGGTCTGGTAGTCCGGCCCGGCCTTAACGTTGCCGCGCTCGGTGAGTACGCAGCCGAGCTGGGAGATCACGGTGTCCGCCTCCGGGCCGAGGAAGCCGAGCGCCAGCAGCACGAGTTCGCACGGCAGCTCGAACTCGCTGCCCGGCCGCTCCTTCATCACCGGGCGGCCGTTGTCGGTCTGCCAGTCGAGCCGGACCGCACGCAGCGCGCGCACGCGGCCCTTGGCGTCGGCGAGGAACGCCTTCGTGTTGATCGAGAAGTCGCGGATGACGCCCTCCTCGTGCGACGACGACGAGCGGAGGATCATCGGCCAGTTCGGCCACACGAGCGGCGGGCGGTCCTTCGGCGGCTCGGGCAGCAGCTCGAACTGGTGGACCGAGACGGCGCCCTGGCGGTTCGACGTGCCGAGGCAGTCGGACCCGGTGTCGCCGCCGCCGAGGATCACGACGCGCTTCCCGGTCGCGAGGATCTGCCCGTCCACCTGGTCGCCGGCGTTCACCTTGTTCTGCTGCGGCAGGAACTCCATGGCGAAGTGGATGCCCGGGAGCTCGCGGCCCGGCACGGGCAGGTCACGCGGCTTGGTCGCGCCGCAGGACAGGACGATCGCGTCGAACTCGCGCCGGAGCTCGTCGCCCGGGACGTCCACGCCG encodes the following:
- a CDS encoding glutamate synthase subunit beta translates to MGKITGFLEFEREKVHKQPVPERLRHWREFEERTPDDVLRRQGARCMDCGIPFCHKGCPLGNIIPDWNDLVYRGRWREAIDRLHSTNNFPEFTGRICPAPCEEACVLNINDNPVTIKNIEKHIIDHAWDEGWVAPLVAPRKTGKRVAVVGSGPAGMACAQQLARAGHAVTLFERDDRIGGLLRYGIPDFKMEKWLIDRRTEQMAAEGVTFRTSVRVGVDVPGDELRREFDAIVLSCGATKPRDLPVPGRELPGIHFAMEFLPQQNKVNAGDQVDGQILATGKRVVILGGGDTGSDCLGTSNRQGAVSVHQFELLPEPPKDRPPLVWPNWPMILRSSSSHEEGVIRDFSINTKAFLADAKGRVRALRAVRLDWQTDNGRPVMKERPGSEFELPCELVLLALGFLGPEADTVISQLGCVLTERGNVKAGPDYQTTVPGVFACGDARRGQSLVVWAIWEGREAARGVDAYLMGETFLPASPEL
- a CDS encoding glycosyltransferase family 61 protein; protein product: MRSREDRRTIIVARSHLAESQGHLLWAPWLSDQAMRRNYLLAFDGRRGTGVREHFFHFLWGYLLPAAHDIIELQSDCLSHPLENEFIFVSCGPVMDTKTAEMAGFLGVEYSIVRDEREARKPGTTNLVVRRWDSFICDYAGYSRLRLGAATLRLLRQAVKYRSIPPILWSKPRVVREIQHVRHTILAKVPPRDEATPFGDDPPCYYILKRSEEPAFYAPEGGRAERRTYGTSRRSLLGIEEAAVALSRQSHRVAVFEPGRHTLAEQIRTFRNCKGIIAIRGAELANIVWMNPTSKVIVINAGKFHLSAPPAWGLAKLLGIRYIEIDWGEDPYPRLGNELVQRISNHLAS
- a CDS encoding sulfotransferase, which encodes MRFTHLIRAAWRRTVPIRVRRRLLNLWKSPATEVSGYLRALRWKAMSQQKRVRWSRDYNERTTEFWLFILGLHGSGTTLLKSILEQHPNIRSMPREGQYYTNAIPQVVMYGFVRKFTARLDLFRLTEADSAMAALRAQFDWSFVYPREKGIKLEKSSTNLIRARWLQAHFKPSRFITIFRDPYSVCASTRRRYPKFAIENIAQQWKIAHDLLLEDLQYLGSNLIVYYEDLCSRLEEQLQKLSEFLEFNPRLTRAMLPSRIPTAKNVYYLYLPVQNLNAENRNCLTAEEMHTIKCIAGETISRVGYPPEAADGADPVNRLGACPSNERETP
- a CDS encoding dTDP-4-dehydrorhamnose 3,5-epimerase — protein: MNLPPGTRLRSLTAHADRRGWLFEAFRAEWEPDVAGAQVNVSSSAPGVLRGSHVHGRHTDYFVLASGAATVGLKDLRRASPAFGRTWLVGLDAQRPEALIVPPGVLHGLYFPVQSLLVSVESDTYDPAEEIRCRWDDPQLAIPWPFRDPILSDNDRRAGAFPEAMRALERWQASFRIPAPG